A region from the Paenarthrobacter aurescens genome encodes:
- a CDS encoding phage holin family protein, translating to MSSPADLPHTTAHEKAENLPLGELLSDLTRDVSTLMRQEVELAKVEIKESATKAGKGAGMLGGAAYAGHITVLFLSIALWWALGQLVGLGWSAVIVAVIWGIVAAILAAMGRKELNAIKGMPRTAETVKEIPPALKPNTEETR from the coding sequence ATGAGTAGTCCCGCCGACCTGCCTCACACAACAGCCCATGAGAAAGCGGAAAACCTTCCTCTCGGTGAGCTGCTGAGCGACCTGACGCGCGACGTCTCAACGTTGATGCGCCAGGAAGTGGAGCTGGCCAAGGTGGAAATCAAGGAATCCGCCACCAAGGCCGGGAAGGGTGCCGGCATGCTGGGCGGTGCTGCATACGCCGGCCACATCACCGTACTCTTCCTGTCCATCGCCCTGTGGTGGGCTTTGGGCCAGCTGGTTGGCCTCGGTTGGTCCGCTGTGATCGTTGCGGTCATCTGGGGAATTGTTGCGGCCATCCTTGCTGCCATGGGCCGCAAGGAACTGAACGCCATCAAAGGCATGCCCAGGACTGCTGAGACAGTCAAGGAAATACCCCCCGCTTTGAAACCGAACACTGAGGAGACACGATGA
- a CDS encoding FUSC family protein, whose amino-acid sequence MSQLPNRRRLIPALRKTVTRHRLLFAAKTAVAAGLAWYLAPFMPGPAAEYPYYAPLGALVSMHPTVADSAKHGLQSLAGLVLGIGMAFAITTVAAPTALAVAVVVGLGVLIGGFPRLGTASEWIPMAALFVLVLGDSNAEGFSFAYVLQMGLGVTVGFAVNWLIFPPLHLDEIDPAIAGHQGALSRQLKDMARAMEESWPPNHEAWASRSDELSLTAAGVRTAVHQAELSAKANPRSRRRATRLPSDLAGLRTLERLTFHVQDITDVLASAIWEEGAGTVIPDAVVAPLSEALESVAEVVDHWRDAENGELANRLARAKDSIGALSDAVAEAAADQSPVNAPASVAMSLRRILTVVLSAE is encoded by the coding sequence ATGAGCCAACTGCCCAACAGGCGACGGCTGATTCCCGCGCTACGAAAAACCGTGACCCGCCACCGCCTCTTGTTTGCCGCCAAAACGGCTGTTGCAGCAGGCCTGGCCTGGTACCTCGCACCGTTCATGCCCGGCCCAGCCGCCGAGTATCCGTACTATGCGCCGCTGGGTGCGCTGGTAAGCATGCACCCCACCGTGGCCGACTCCGCCAAACATGGGCTGCAGAGCCTGGCGGGGCTGGTGCTGGGAATCGGCATGGCCTTCGCCATCACCACCGTGGCCGCCCCTACAGCTTTGGCGGTTGCCGTGGTGGTGGGACTCGGTGTCCTCATCGGCGGCTTTCCCCGGCTGGGTACGGCATCTGAATGGATACCCATGGCGGCACTGTTCGTGCTGGTACTGGGCGACTCCAACGCGGAGGGTTTCTCCTTCGCCTACGTCCTCCAAATGGGCTTGGGAGTCACGGTCGGATTTGCCGTGAATTGGCTGATTTTTCCCCCGCTGCACCTGGACGAAATCGATCCCGCAATTGCCGGCCACCAAGGCGCACTTTCCCGCCAACTCAAGGACATGGCCCGGGCCATGGAAGAGTCCTGGCCGCCCAACCATGAGGCGTGGGCCAGCCGCAGCGACGAACTTTCGCTGACAGCGGCGGGCGTGCGGACCGCGGTTCATCAAGCGGAACTGAGCGCCAAAGCGAACCCCAGGTCCCGGCGTCGTGCAACCCGCCTACCGAGCGACCTCGCCGGCCTGCGCACTCTTGAACGGCTCACTTTCCACGTCCAGGACATTACCGACGTCCTGGCCAGCGCCATCTGGGAGGAGGGTGCGGGGACCGTCATCCCGGATGCCGTGGTGGCCCCGCTCTCTGAAGCCTTGGAATCTGTGGCGGAGGTGGTGGATCATTGGCGCGACGCGGAGAATGGCGAGCTGGCCAATCGCCTGGCACGGGCAAAGGACAGCATCGGTGCCCTGAGCGACGCCGTGGCCGAGGCCGCCGCTGACCAATCACCCGTGAACGCCCCGGCGTCGGTGGCCATGAGTCTGCGCCGGATCCTCACCGTGGTGTTGTCCGCCGAATAA
- a CDS encoding glycosyltransferase family 9 protein produces MEKPLTTPSPGVGPVLEKFSNVASIAVLRGGGLGDLIYTYPALFALKNAYPSASITLLGTPIHAAVVAATQGPVDAVEMLPVARGVHDGPRNGERFEDDAEDVAAQEAFFEAMRAREFDVAFQMHGGGRFSNPFLLRLGARHTVGTRTKDAEPLERNLDYIYYQNEPDRWLEVAGLAGAPSIISPLLLPRPEHQQNIAGLRDPQRSSLVVVHPGATDPRRRWPASYFAEAAAGLAREGAQVLVVGDRSEKALAQEVAEVAARHLPGAEHHAVRSVAGELEIGDLAALLADATVMLASDSGPRHLAQALGTPTVGIFWVGNVFNAGPRGRSMHRVHMSWVTQCPRCGADITQVGWTAPHCGHDDTVVSGIAVADVVQDVLDLTATSLLLRGR; encoded by the coding sequence ATGGAAAAACCGTTGACGACTCCCAGCCCCGGCGTTGGTCCTGTCCTGGAAAAGTTCAGCAACGTCGCTTCAATCGCAGTGCTCAGGGGAGGTGGGCTGGGGGACCTGATTTACACCTACCCGGCGCTCTTCGCCCTGAAGAACGCGTATCCCAGTGCGTCCATCACGCTCCTGGGTACGCCCATTCATGCCGCAGTGGTGGCAGCAACGCAAGGCCCCGTTGACGCCGTCGAGATGCTGCCCGTAGCGCGTGGAGTCCATGACGGTCCCCGAAACGGCGAGCGCTTTGAGGATGACGCGGAGGATGTGGCAGCGCAGGAGGCCTTTTTCGAGGCGATGCGGGCCCGGGAGTTCGATGTTGCGTTCCAAATGCATGGTGGCGGACGGTTTTCCAATCCTTTCCTGCTTCGTCTTGGTGCACGGCATACAGTGGGCACGCGCACCAAGGATGCGGAGCCGCTGGAGCGGAACCTGGACTACATCTATTACCAGAATGAGCCGGACCGGTGGCTGGAAGTGGCGGGTCTCGCCGGAGCTCCGAGCATCATCTCCCCTCTCCTGCTCCCCCGGCCGGAGCATCAGCAGAACATTGCGGGACTTCGTGACCCGCAGCGGTCTTCGCTGGTAGTAGTCCATCCCGGTGCCACCGATCCGCGGAGGCGCTGGCCGGCGTCGTACTTTGCTGAGGCTGCGGCTGGGTTGGCGCGGGAAGGCGCCCAGGTGCTGGTGGTGGGCGACAGGTCTGAGAAGGCCTTGGCGCAGGAAGTGGCCGAAGTGGCGGCCCGGCATTTGCCGGGAGCGGAGCACCACGCGGTGCGTTCGGTGGCAGGCGAGCTGGAGATCGGGGACTTGGCCGCGCTGCTGGCGGATGCAACAGTGATGCTCGCCAGCGACAGCGGGCCCAGGCACCTGGCGCAGGCGCTGGGGACGCCGACGGTAGGAATCTTCTGGGTGGGGAACGTCTTCAACGCCGGGCCGCGCGGAAGGAGCATGCACCGCGTGCACATGTCCTGGGTAACTCAGTGCCCCCGCTGCGGTGCGGACATTACCCAGGTGGGATGGACGGCACCGCACTGCGGCCACGACGACACCGTGGTGAGCGGCATCGCCGTGGCCGATGTTGTTCAGGACGTGCTGGACCTTACGGCCACGAGCCTTCTTCTGCGGGGCAGATAA
- a CDS encoding NAD-dependent epimerase/dehydratase family protein, with the protein MRIVITGATGHGGTELLKRLQRARSEEGADLELVGVVRRQPDQDAAPYHGVEWHTLDISAAEDQPALESALAGADAVVHLAWLIQPNHNREMLRRTNVAGTAHVLAAARKAGVGHVVCASSVGAYSPAPKDQRTKEGWPTGGIRSSHYSVDKAAQERLLDGFAKENPDIVVARLRPALMFSAGGGSEVGRYFLGRVLPRLVPRKPWLPLLAIPKEMVFQAAHTADVADAYWRVLERKAEGAFNIAAEPVIDPNALAWILNARRVMPFPLAVLRAVVEVSWRLRLQVTDGGWVDMAANAPIMDTARAHTLLGWSPKHSSLESLAEMLDGIGAGKGREASPPLKPR; encoded by the coding sequence ATGCGCATTGTAATCACCGGTGCAACAGGACACGGGGGCACGGAATTGCTGAAGCGGCTCCAAAGGGCACGCTCCGAAGAAGGCGCGGACCTTGAACTGGTGGGCGTTGTACGGCGGCAACCTGACCAGGACGCCGCCCCGTACCACGGCGTGGAATGGCACACCCTGGACATTAGCGCCGCCGAGGATCAGCCTGCTCTGGAATCAGCTTTGGCAGGAGCCGATGCTGTGGTTCACCTGGCATGGTTGATTCAACCGAACCACAACCGGGAGATGCTTCGCCGGACCAACGTGGCCGGAACAGCCCACGTACTCGCCGCCGCGCGCAAAGCTGGAGTAGGGCACGTGGTGTGCGCGTCTTCCGTGGGAGCGTATTCGCCGGCACCAAAAGACCAGCGGACCAAGGAAGGCTGGCCCACCGGAGGCATCCGCAGTTCCCATTACAGCGTGGACAAGGCAGCTCAGGAGAGGCTTCTGGACGGCTTTGCCAAGGAAAACCCGGACATTGTGGTGGCACGGCTCCGCCCCGCGTTGATGTTCAGTGCCGGCGGAGGCAGCGAGGTTGGGCGCTACTTCCTGGGCCGTGTCCTGCCTCGGCTGGTTCCGCGTAAACCTTGGCTGCCGCTGCTGGCCATCCCCAAGGAGATGGTGTTCCAGGCAGCCCACACCGCGGACGTCGCTGACGCCTATTGGCGCGTCCTGGAGCGGAAGGCCGAAGGCGCTTTCAACATCGCCGCCGAGCCGGTCATCGACCCCAACGCGTTGGCCTGGATACTCAACGCCCGGCGGGTGATGCCGTTCCCGCTGGCGGTGCTGCGCGCCGTCGTCGAGGTCAGTTGGCGACTCCGGTTGCAGGTGACCGACGGCGGGTGGGTGGACATGGCCGCCAACGCACCCATCATGGATACGGCCCGGGCGCACACACTCCTGGGCTGGTCCCCCAAGCATTCCTCGCTGGAGTCATTGGCGGAAATGCTGGACGGGATTGGTGCAGGAAAGGGCAGGGAGGCCTCGCCTCCGCTGAAGCCAAGGTAA
- a CDS encoding phage tail protein, translating to MPYTVDFKTVSTVGLESSPVAEAAAGLRANEARYFQNKYNHVFVVSPASEVPEVVDRVSRILREERNIVIGSRPLEATAFQVEDLHMAYVFYESGLAINVMYSLEDGKRAVGFKLADGMEIPTELEEKFKFARQKSKLAGVIRGSYFVIKGEYPPAPTQTQNQPN from the coding sequence ATGCCCTACACCGTTGACTTCAAGACTGTTTCTACCGTCGGCCTGGAATCGTCGCCGGTTGCTGAGGCTGCCGCCGGGTTGCGCGCCAACGAGGCCCGGTACTTCCAGAACAAGTACAACCATGTTTTCGTGGTGAGTCCGGCCAGTGAGGTCCCGGAGGTAGTTGACCGCGTCAGCCGGATCCTTCGGGAAGAGCGGAACATTGTTATTGGGTCCCGGCCACTGGAAGCCACTGCCTTCCAGGTGGAGGACCTGCATATGGCCTACGTCTTCTACGAGTCAGGCCTGGCCATCAACGTGATGTACAGCCTCGAGGACGGGAAAAGGGCCGTGGGTTTCAAGCTGGCCGACGGGATGGAGATCCCCACCGAGCTGGAAGAAAAGTTCAAGTTTGCCCGGCAGAAATCAAAGCTTGCCGGGGTTATCCGTGGTTCCTACTTTGTCATCAAAGGCGAATACCCACCGGCTCCCACCCAGACGCAGAACCAACCCAACTAA
- a CDS encoding DUF3618 domain-containing protein, with amino-acid sequence MTQNPDALRADIEETRRRLSTNVDAVADKVTPSHIVNRRVDKIKTAVFGARDDVQYRASETAHHAGDAVSGVVSDISDAPQAITRKAQGSPIAAGLIAFGAGLLVSALIPPSDKEREAAQALKDAAQPFTDELSHAAQEVAEHLREPAQDAMQNVKDSATEAAANVKDEGQAAAADVQDRAQTAKDNVSNQ; translated from the coding sequence ATGACGCAGAACCCCGACGCCCTGCGCGCCGATATCGAAGAAACTCGCCGGCGGCTCAGCACCAACGTGGATGCCGTAGCTGACAAGGTCACGCCTTCACACATCGTTAACCGCCGGGTGGACAAGATCAAGACCGCCGTCTTCGGTGCACGTGATGACGTCCAATACCGTGCCAGCGAAACAGCGCACCACGCGGGGGACGCTGTGTCCGGGGTGGTTTCGGACATCAGTGACGCCCCTCAGGCAATCACTCGAAAGGCCCAAGGCAGCCCCATTGCGGCCGGACTGATCGCTTTCGGCGCCGGTTTGCTGGTTTCGGCCCTGATTCCGCCGTCAGATAAGGAACGCGAGGCTGCCCAGGCTCTGAAGGACGCTGCCCAGCCTTTCACGGACGAGCTGAGCCACGCAGCCCAGGAAGTTGCTGAGCACTTGCGCGAACCCGCTCAGGATGCGATGCAGAACGTTAAGGACAGCGCCACGGAAGCCGCAGCCAACGTCAAGGATGAAGGTCAGGCAGCTGCCGCTGACGTCCAGGACCGTGCGCAAACGGCCAAGGACAACGTCAGCAACCAGTAA
- a CDS encoding SDR family oxidoreductase, producing MNTQTPGRVIVTGGGSGLGAAIVEAIRDAGGTPFVFDRDVSNVAGAKALEVDVSNREAVEAAVKEAAETLGGLDGVVTAAGIDRCGKLGDVPAEEWEKVIGVNLLGTVSVVRAALPYLKGSRGRAITIASTLGLRALPDATAYCASKFGVIGFSRALAAETGGVIGVTTIIPGGMKTHFFDDRDEQYKPQDDSKLNDPANVAQAVVFALSQPFGSEVRELLICPAEEGSWP from the coding sequence ATGAACACGCAAACACCCGGCCGCGTCATCGTCACTGGAGGCGGCTCCGGACTTGGCGCCGCGATCGTGGAGGCAATCCGCGACGCCGGCGGAACACCGTTCGTCTTTGACCGGGACGTCAGCAACGTAGCCGGTGCCAAAGCCCTGGAAGTGGATGTATCAAACCGGGAGGCCGTGGAAGCCGCCGTCAAGGAAGCCGCCGAAACCCTGGGTGGCTTGGACGGCGTGGTCACCGCTGCGGGCATTGACCGCTGCGGAAAGTTGGGAGACGTCCCGGCAGAGGAATGGGAAAAGGTCATTGGAGTGAACCTCCTGGGCACGGTATCCGTAGTCCGTGCGGCACTGCCCTATCTGAAAGGATCCCGCGGCAGGGCCATTACCATCGCCTCCACGCTGGGCCTGCGGGCGCTTCCCGACGCCACAGCGTACTGCGCCTCAAAGTTCGGTGTGATCGGCTTCAGCCGTGCCCTGGCCGCAGAAACCGGGGGAGTGATCGGCGTTACCACTATCATCCCCGGTGGCATGAAGACCCACTTCTTTGACGACCGCGATGAACAGTACAAGCCCCAAGATGATTCCAAACTGAACGACCCCGCCAACGTGGCGCAGGCAGTAGTTTTCGCCCTCTCCCAGCCGTTCGGCAGCGAAGTCCGCGAACTCCTTATCTGCCCCGCAGAAGAAGGCTCGTGGCCGTAA
- a CDS encoding RDD family protein — MSTPKPTTSTGLVDPLTGRAVRRHTDTGTYFVKASGTAHFWGRVLDAVVFLVGYLVLAVIVAVVRESMMNSGSALGYNDALWLTLYVVLWFAGLYVYGMIWGSVGSVGDAAAGMRSVRIKNGTTAGAWLGGWRAICWSFFPFFVVMLIASAISGGGDDTWDPKFAAIDRRSGIAQGQQPVPDPKVAAAEQAAATDRQNLPNLYGQRPDARP; from the coding sequence ATGAGCACTCCTAAGCCCACAACTTCCACTGGCTTGGTGGATCCGCTGACCGGACGTGCCGTGCGCCGCCACACGGACACAGGCACGTATTTTGTCAAAGCGTCCGGGACAGCCCACTTCTGGGGGCGGGTGTTGGATGCGGTGGTGTTCCTGGTGGGCTACCTGGTCCTGGCCGTGATTGTTGCAGTGGTCCGGGAATCCATGATGAACAGTGGCTCGGCCCTCGGATACAACGACGCCCTGTGGCTGACGCTCTACGTAGTCCTGTGGTTTGCGGGGTTGTATGTCTACGGCATGATCTGGGGTTCCGTGGGCAGTGTGGGCGACGCCGCGGCGGGCATGCGCTCCGTGCGGATCAAGAACGGCACGACGGCGGGGGCCTGGTTGGGCGGTTGGCGGGCCATCTGCTGGTCCTTCTTCCCGTTCTTCGTGGTGATGCTCATCGCTTCGGCAATAAGCGGCGGCGGGGATGACACGTGGGACCCGAAGTTCGCAGCCATTGACCGGCGTTCCGGCATCGCCCAAGGCCAGCAGCCGGTCCCGGACCCCAAGGTAGCGGCGGCAGAGCAGGCGGCCGCCACTGATCGGCAAAACCTGCCCAACCTCTACGGCCAGCGCCCGGATGCACGGCCGTAA
- the dacB gene encoding D-alanyl-D-alanine carboxypeptidase/D-alanyl-D-alanine-endopeptidase: MGVKKGGARKWAASAWGRFTWPLLLTTVLLCLGAVVVAGMFPGLLSAPKPVPSVPAWQTVPDQLSDVTSVAPLDAQAPVPVPAQVAKLLDATLKPDGAGSISGVVMDASTGQVLFDRDANANRIPASNMKLLTAVAALKALGPESRFTTRVLASENPSTVVLTGGGDVLLGSGASDPAAVLGRAGLASLAADTAAALTAAGVNGPITVQVDDSLFSGAVLNPAWSLDDVAAGETAPLFSLALNSGRYAPDVLTGPRPQDSAITTAQAFAGQLAAAGVAVSPGVERGKGLPAKVFAAAESATVSEQVDLMLESSDNFLAEALGRMTALASGQAGTYDGATAAVRQRLGELGIATDSMLLADVSGLALENQVTAHQFAEVVRAITSGPDPALRTALDGFPVAGLTGTLGDRYVDAGTSQGAGLVRAKTGTLNTVIALSGYVVDADGRLLVFSFIGNGLDPGAAGNKVAMDRSASVLAECGCQG; encoded by the coding sequence ATGGGCGTTAAAAAAGGGGGTGCCCGCAAGTGGGCGGCCTCGGCGTGGGGGCGCTTTACATGGCCATTGCTGCTGACCACTGTGTTGCTGTGCCTCGGCGCCGTAGTGGTGGCGGGCATGTTTCCCGGGTTGCTGAGTGCACCAAAACCCGTGCCTTCGGTTCCCGCATGGCAAACGGTGCCTGACCAACTGTCGGACGTCACAAGTGTGGCTCCGTTGGATGCGCAGGCGCCTGTTCCCGTGCCGGCCCAGGTGGCAAAACTCCTTGATGCCACTCTCAAACCCGATGGCGCAGGCAGCATCAGCGGCGTGGTGATGGACGCATCCACAGGCCAGGTCCTCTTTGACCGGGACGCCAATGCCAACCGCATCCCTGCCTCGAACATGAAGCTCCTCACCGCCGTTGCAGCCTTGAAGGCGCTCGGTCCCGAGTCACGGTTCACCACCCGCGTCCTTGCCTCAGAGAACCCCTCCACAGTGGTACTGACCGGGGGAGGGGACGTGCTGTTGGGCTCCGGCGCTTCCGATCCCGCTGCCGTTCTTGGCCGGGCCGGGCTGGCGTCCTTGGCTGCGGACACTGCTGCCGCTTTGACCGCCGCCGGGGTGAACGGGCCGATTACCGTGCAGGTTGACGACTCACTGTTCAGCGGCGCTGTGCTCAACCCGGCATGGAGCCTGGATGATGTGGCCGCCGGGGAAACCGCACCGCTCTTCTCCTTGGCGTTGAACTCAGGCCGCTACGCCCCGGATGTTCTCACCGGACCCCGGCCGCAGGATTCCGCCATCACCACCGCCCAAGCGTTCGCCGGGCAGTTGGCGGCTGCCGGCGTAGCGGTGAGTCCCGGCGTCGAACGCGGCAAAGGCCTCCCCGCCAAAGTGTTCGCTGCCGCTGAATCCGCCACCGTCAGCGAGCAAGTGGACCTCATGCTCGAATCCTCGGACAACTTCCTCGCCGAAGCACTGGGCCGGATGACCGCACTGGCGTCCGGTCAGGCTGGAACGTACGACGGCGCCACGGCAGCCGTGCGGCAAAGGCTGGGGGAGTTGGGGATCGCCACGGATTCGATGCTGTTGGCCGATGTTTCCGGCCTGGCCCTGGAAAATCAGGTCACCGCGCACCAGTTTGCTGAGGTGGTCCGCGCCATCACCAGCGGACCGGATCCTGCTTTGCGGACCGCGCTGGACGGTTTCCCGGTGGCCGGTCTTACCGGGACCCTGGGAGACAGGTACGTGGATGCGGGCACGTCCCAGGGCGCCGGCCTGGTCCGTGCCAAGACCGGGACGTTGAACACTGTGATCGCGCTGAGCGGTTACGTGGTGGATGCTGACGGGCGGCTGCTGGTGTTCTCCTTTATAGGTAATGGACTGGACCCCGGCGCCGCCGGTAACAAAGTGGCCATGGATCGTTCGGCGTCAGTGCTGGCCGAGTGCGGATGCCAAGGCTGA
- a CDS encoding inorganic diphosphatase yields MKHDVTIEIPKGSRVKYEVDHETGRVRLDRVLFTSMQYPTHYGFFENTLGEDGDPLDALVLLQDFDLHPGVIVESRPIGVFNMTDDGGGDAKVLCVPVDARFDHIQEVSDVSEFLIKEIEHFFTRYKDLEPGKWVKAEGWGDRAAAEAELEASIKRYVPAAH; encoded by the coding sequence ATGAAGCACGACGTGACCATCGAGATCCCCAAGGGATCGCGCGTCAAGTACGAAGTTGACCACGAAACCGGCCGTGTCCGCCTGGACCGCGTCCTGTTCACCTCCATGCAGTACCCCACGCACTACGGTTTCTTTGAGAACACCTTGGGCGAAGACGGCGATCCGCTGGACGCATTGGTGCTCCTCCAGGACTTCGATCTCCACCCGGGCGTCATTGTTGAATCCCGCCCCATCGGCGTCTTCAACATGACCGACGACGGCGGCGGAGACGCCAAGGTCCTCTGCGTTCCTGTTGATGCACGGTTCGATCACATCCAGGAAGTCAGCGATGTCAGCGAATTCCTGATCAAGGAAATCGAGCACTTCTTCACTCGTTATAAGGACCTGGAGCCCGGCAAGTGGGTCAAGGCTGAAGGCTGGGGCGACCGCGCCGCTGCCGAAGCCGAGCTGGAAGCTTCCATCAAGCGTTACGTTCCGGCAGCACACTAG
- the rfaE2 gene encoding D-glycero-beta-D-manno-heptose 1-phosphate adenylyltransferase — translation MARLSNQDGQSDQDGPSNLDGPSNLDGPSNPDGPSNQAGLAHQEGLADWLPGRLAAERPVVTVIGDSILDGWWDGTIERFCREAPAPVVQVRRRDFAPGGAANTAMNLAAMGAEVRFVSLVGEDSGGQTLLDQLRSAGVDVSHVVSHADMTTTTKFRVSSGGQVMLRLDDTATEIPADGLRRMAAALPAALPGSSAVVLCDYGAGALEGAVREALLDNLGPRSEGSRPGDMESGLPAARQNTLVVVDAHYPGRWANLRPDLATPNAQEAARLLGTEFPGGAARCPFVEAHADQLLRASGAAAVVVTLDREGTLTIRPNGESPQPATHRTWARPQAEKQASGAGDTFVAALTIARAAGLPLTTSVDLAQAAADVVVHRPGTSVCTTDELAKHLRGFADTALTDAELAAQVEEHRREGKRIVLTNGCFDVLHRGHTRYLNQAKQLGDVLVVALNSDSSVRKLKGPDRPVNHEADRAAVIAALSCVDHVTVFDTPTPIPLIDLLQPDVYAKGGDYTPEMLQETQAVERYGGTVTILDYVPEHSTTAVLERIRSTGEAPEA, via the coding sequence ATGGCACGCCTATCCAATCAAGACGGCCAATCTGATCAGGACGGCCCATCCAATCTGGACGGCCCGTCCAATCTGGACGGCCCGTCCAATCCGGACGGCCCGTCCAATCAAGCGGGCCTGGCTCACCAAGAGGGCCTGGCCGACTGGTTGCCGGGTCGCTTGGCCGCGGAACGCCCTGTTGTGACGGTCATTGGCGATTCCATCCTGGACGGCTGGTGGGACGGGACCATTGAAAGGTTCTGCCGTGAAGCGCCGGCCCCTGTGGTGCAGGTCCGGCGCAGGGATTTCGCCCCTGGAGGTGCGGCCAACACCGCAATGAATCTTGCCGCGATGGGGGCTGAAGTGCGCTTTGTGTCGCTGGTGGGAGAGGACAGCGGGGGCCAGACGCTCCTGGACCAGCTCCGGTCCGCAGGCGTGGACGTCTCCCATGTGGTGTCCCACGCGGACATGACCACCACCACCAAGTTCAGGGTCAGCAGCGGCGGCCAGGTGATGCTGCGCCTGGACGATACCGCCACTGAGATCCCCGCTGACGGCCTCCGCCGCATGGCCGCTGCGCTTCCCGCTGCCCTCCCGGGCTCGTCTGCCGTGGTCCTCTGCGACTATGGAGCGGGCGCCTTGGAAGGGGCGGTGAGGGAGGCCCTGCTGGATAATTTGGGTCCGCGGAGCGAGGGATCCCGGCCTGGGGACATGGAGTCCGGCCTTCCGGCGGCCCGGCAGAACACGCTGGTAGTTGTGGACGCACACTATCCCGGACGCTGGGCCAACCTTAGGCCTGATCTGGCCACCCCCAATGCGCAGGAAGCGGCGAGGCTGCTCGGTACCGAGTTCCCGGGTGGAGCAGCCAGATGCCCCTTCGTGGAAGCCCACGCGGACCAGCTTCTGCGCGCCTCAGGCGCGGCCGCCGTCGTCGTGACCTTGGACCGGGAGGGGACGCTGACCATCCGGCCCAACGGTGAATCGCCACAACCGGCAACCCACCGGACGTGGGCCAGGCCGCAGGCGGAAAAGCAGGCATCCGGTGCCGGAGATACGTTCGTGGCGGCGCTGACCATAGCCCGCGCCGCGGGACTGCCGTTGACCACCAGCGTGGATCTGGCCCAAGCTGCCGCGGATGTGGTGGTGCACAGGCCGGGCACCTCGGTCTGCACCACTGATGAGCTGGCAAAGCACCTCCGTGGTTTCGCGGATACAGCCCTGACGGACGCTGAGCTGGCCGCCCAAGTGGAGGAGCACCGCCGGGAGGGCAAACGGATTGTGCTGACCAACGGGTGCTTTGACGTCCTTCACCGCGGCCACACGCGCTACCTCAACCAAGCCAAGCAACTGGGGGACGTCCTGGTGGTGGCGCTGAACAGTGATTCGTCCGTGCGGAAGCTCAAAGGCCCGGACCGGCCCGTCAACCACGAGGCTGATCGTGCGGCAGTCATCGCCGCACTGAGTTGCGTGGACCATGTGACCGTGTTCGATACCCCCACGCCCATACCGCTGATAGATCTCCTCCAGCCGGACGTTTACGCCAAAGGCGGGGATTACACACCGGAGATGCTCCAGGAGACCCAAGCCGTGGAACGCTATGGCGGCACGGTAACCATCCTGGACTACGTGCCGGAGCACTCCACCACAGCTGTCCTGGAACGAATCCGTTCCACAGGCGAAGCGCCAGAGGCCTAA